One window of the Nocardia huaxiensis genome contains the following:
- a CDS encoding PucR family transcriptional regulator, giving the protein MHRRDLDAEATAWISAFAESLLEPERLAAFTDRMDDEIAADLPAVADDAALRRDLHASTRDALRGYFRNLLTEDPRDIPIPPASRDLFRALAQRGHELPVLLRIFPAGQRVAWQAVMDAVFDPAVDAALRQPILNRLWNHVNRVTGAWTEQAVSAYFEEIQQRLQGALARRVDTVHALLRGENLDPETATLRLGHNLHGEQTGLVLWSSDLLDEAAAMPALETFAREIATAAGTTRPLTLPCGPRTLWVWLVTSPVTDLRGALTDVARNHPGLRAATGVPAAGPTGFRTSHSEAVAAQTLAIDTGTTTQVTDYRDVELVICLASNPTAMRSMVTRELAGLSGNDSAARRLRETVLAYLEHGSSARAAEALDVHKNTVLYRLQQAEDLLGHPIDDRKLHLEIALRLAAVYGDALLDARSG; this is encoded by the coding sequence GTGCACCGTCGGGATCTCGATGCCGAAGCGACGGCGTGGATATCAGCGTTCGCCGAGTCGCTGCTCGAGCCCGAACGCCTGGCCGCGTTCACCGACCGCATGGACGACGAGATCGCCGCCGACCTTCCCGCCGTCGCCGACGACGCCGCCCTGCGTCGCGACCTGCACGCCAGCACCCGCGACGCGCTGCGCGGCTACTTCCGCAACCTGCTCACCGAGGATCCCCGCGACATCCCCATCCCGCCCGCGAGTCGCGACCTGTTCCGAGCTTTGGCGCAGCGCGGGCACGAGCTACCGGTACTCCTGCGGATCTTCCCGGCGGGTCAGCGCGTCGCCTGGCAGGCGGTCATGGACGCGGTGTTCGATCCCGCCGTCGATGCCGCATTGCGGCAGCCGATTCTGAATCGGCTGTGGAACCACGTGAATCGCGTAACCGGAGCGTGGACCGAACAGGCGGTGTCCGCGTATTTCGAGGAGATCCAGCAGCGCCTCCAGGGTGCGCTGGCGCGGCGAGTCGATACCGTGCACGCCCTGCTCCGTGGCGAGAACCTCGATCCCGAGACCGCGACGCTGCGGTTGGGCCACAACCTGCACGGCGAGCAGACCGGCCTGGTGCTGTGGTCCTCGGACCTGCTGGACGAGGCCGCCGCCATGCCCGCCCTCGAGACCTTCGCTCGCGAAATCGCCACGGCCGCAGGGACAACGCGCCCCCTCACCCTGCCCTGCGGCCCCCGTACCCTGTGGGTCTGGCTGGTCACCTCCCCGGTCACCGACCTGCGCGGCGCACTGACCGACGTAGCCCGCAATCATCCCGGACTTCGCGCCGCGACCGGCGTCCCCGCCGCCGGCCCCACCGGCTTCCGCACCAGTCACAGCGAAGCGGTCGCCGCCCAGACCCTGGCCATCGACACCGGAACCACCACCCAGGTCACCGACTACCGCGACGTAGAGCTGGTCATCTGCCTGGCCTCCAATCCGACGGCCATGCGGTCCATGGTGACCCGCGAACTGGCAGGTCTGTCCGGAAACGACAGCGCCGCACGCCGTTTGCGGGAAACCGTCCTCGCCTACCTCGAGCATGGCAGCAGCGCCCGCGCCGCCGAGGCCCTCGATGTCCACAAGAACACCGTCCTGTACCGCCTGCAACAAGCCGAAGACCTGCTCGGACACCCCATCGACGACCGCAAACTCCACCTGGAGATCGCCCTCCGCCTCGCCGCCGTCTACGGTGACGCGCTGCTCGATGCCCGGTCGGGGTAG
- a CDS encoding GntR family transcriptional regulator, producing the protein MSSQVGASEVADELGRRIAAGRYQPGALMPSVRKLAEEFEISKATAQVALSRLEAARFVVAERARGFVVQDVHSHGGFDVYGILFRLSMSDPEQAVATFTDIVDMERSVLFDVIGAYAQLPERVSTDRLTPVVNAMEELAQRDDVDLAEFLAREFDLLRRMALAAGQSAVLALLNSLAELIGGVPEAVDAYFVADPSGHVLFWRAIVNALSRPDLPHEAEYALVGDLLALYHQRVVTRFGTLVAPTHPRVAPAESA; encoded by the coding sequence GTGAGCAGCCAGGTCGGAGCATCGGAGGTGGCCGATGAACTGGGCCGGCGTATCGCGGCCGGGCGGTACCAACCGGGCGCGCTGATGCCGTCGGTGCGCAAGCTCGCCGAGGAGTTCGAGATCAGCAAGGCTACCGCGCAAGTGGCGCTGAGCAGGCTCGAGGCCGCCCGGTTCGTCGTCGCCGAACGCGCCCGCGGCTTCGTCGTGCAGGATGTTCACTCGCACGGTGGTTTCGACGTGTACGGCATACTGTTCCGGCTGTCGATGAGCGATCCGGAGCAGGCGGTGGCTACCTTCACCGATATCGTCGACATGGAGCGCTCGGTGCTCTTCGACGTCATCGGCGCGTACGCGCAACTGCCCGAACGCGTGAGCACCGATCGGCTCACCCCCGTGGTGAACGCGATGGAGGAGTTGGCCCAGCGGGACGACGTCGATCTCGCCGAGTTCCTCGCCCGGGAATTCGATCTGCTGCGCCGAATGGCGCTCGCCGCAGGGCAATCGGCAGTTCTGGCATTGCTCAATTCACTGGCCGAGCTGATCGGTGGTGTCCCCGAGGCCGTCGATGCGTATTTCGTGGCCGACCCGTCCGGGCACGTGCTGTTCTGGCGAGCCATCGTCAATGCGCTCAGCCGTCCCGATCTGCCCCACGAAGCCGAGTACGCCCTGGTCGGGGATCTGCTCGCGCTCTATCATCAGCGGGTCGTCACCCGATTCGGCACTCTGGTCGCGCCCACGCATCCTCGCGTCGCCCCCGCCGAATCCGCTTGA
- a CDS encoding alpha/beta hydrolase, which produces MSSRRNYPALVASYLAAAALLWIAPGVLTDSHAEPVGPHVDRIDRAGQRQQVVHVYSAAMGRTIPLQVLTAADPTVPRPTLYLLNGASGGTDITNWYNQTDIVAFFWNKNVNVVTPVGGEFSYYTDWQRDDPALGRNRWETFLTRELPPVLDAALHASGVNAIAGVSMSATSALNLAAAAPELYTGVAAYSGCASTSDPAGRTYIRLVLGRGDADPENMWGPDDDPAWRSHDSVLQAERLRGKAIYLSSGSGLPGPAEALPGQPSVAQLIGKANQLVLGGLIEAATNSCTHALAERLAALNIPAQVEFRSAGTHTWAYWQEDLHKSWPLLAAALGVD; this is translated from the coding sequence TTGTCGTCCAGGCGGAATTATCCGGCGTTGGTTGCGTCCTATCTCGCCGCCGCGGCCCTGCTCTGGATCGCACCCGGTGTTCTCACCGATTCGCACGCCGAACCCGTTGGCCCCCATGTCGATCGGATCGATCGCGCGGGGCAGCGGCAGCAGGTGGTCCACGTGTACTCGGCTGCGATGGGGCGCACGATTCCGCTCCAGGTGCTCACCGCCGCCGACCCGACCGTACCGCGCCCGACGCTGTATTTGCTGAACGGAGCCAGCGGCGGCACCGATATCACCAACTGGTACAACCAGACCGATATTGTCGCGTTCTTCTGGAACAAGAATGTGAACGTGGTGACTCCGGTCGGCGGTGAATTCTCCTACTACACCGATTGGCAGCGTGACGATCCGGCGCTGGGGCGCAATCGCTGGGAAACGTTCCTGACCCGGGAACTGCCGCCGGTCCTCGACGCGGCCTTGCACGCCTCGGGCGTCAATGCCATTGCGGGAGTGTCCATGTCGGCCACCTCAGCGCTCAATCTCGCCGCCGCAGCGCCGGAGCTGTACACCGGGGTCGCCGCCTACAGCGGGTGCGCCTCCACTTCGGATCCTGCCGGACGCACCTACATTCGGCTGGTGCTGGGTCGCGGCGACGCCGACCCGGAGAACATGTGGGGCCCCGACGACGACCCGGCCTGGCGTTCGCACGACAGCGTGCTGCAGGCAGAACGGCTGCGGGGCAAGGCGATCTATCTCTCCAGCGGCAGCGGATTGCCCGGCCCCGCCGAGGCGCTGCCCGGGCAGCCGAGCGTCGCGCAGCTCATCGGCAAGGCGAATCAGCTGGTGCTGGGCGGGCTGATCGAGGCCGCCACCAACTCCTGCACCCATGCGCTCGCCGAACGCCTGGCCGCGCTGAACATCCCCGCGCAGGTCGAATTCCGTAGCGCAGGCACCCATACCTGGGCGTACTGGCAGGAGGACCTGCACAAATCCTGGCCGTTGCTGGCCGCCGCGCTGGGCGTGGACTAG
- a CDS encoding diguanylate cyclase produces the protein MCAEDALYRGKIAVARFLARTILPEAAFRPGCVFGAADEIPLCVMIIDLDRFEGINARYGHSMGDEIPIRTANLLHTHADPDPDPDPDPDPELIVSRTGGEEFAVVGFRSATSARDQADLFRHGIATDRTIPITVSIGIAFHDHTVESFGPPRNTQRPPAARRFRNVRSESAGGNRVVVADPRSASKTSSCTPQCLRR, from the coding sequence GTGTGCGCCGAGGACGCGCTCTATCGCGGCAAGATCGCCGTCGCGCGTTTCTTGGCTCGCACGATCCTGCCCGAAGCCGCCTTCCGACCGGGATGCGTGTTCGGTGCCGCAGACGAGATCCCGCTCTGCGTCATGATCATCGACCTCGACCGGTTCGAGGGCATCAACGCTCGCTACGGCCATTCGATGGGTGACGAAATCCCCATCCGGACCGCGAACCTACTCCACACCCACGCCGACCCCGACCCCGACCCCGACCCCGACCCCGACCCCGAACTGATCGTATCCCGAACCGGCGGTGAGGAATTCGCGGTGGTCGGCTTCCGTTCCGCCACCTCGGCACGAGACCAAGCCGACCTCTTCCGGCACGGCATCGCTACCGACCGAACCATCCCGATCACCGTCAGCATCGGCATCGCCTTCCATGACCACACCGTCGAGAGCTTCGGCCCACCCCGCAACACACAACGACCTCCTGCAGCGCGCCGATTCCGTAATGTACGAAGCGAAAGCGCAGGAGGCAACCGAGTCGTCGTAGCCGATCCGCGCAGTGCATCGAAAACCAGTTCCTGTACACCACAGTGCCTTCGAAGATGA
- a CDS encoding TetR/AcrR family transcriptional regulator produces MIAGPPTDGRRARGDATRRTAARKAAEIATTHGLDAITVGALATATGLSKSGILTVFPNREAIQVAAVAEARRIYRETVIAPTWDREPGEPRLRALVDSWIAYLKAGVFPGGCFVSATSVEYGHRDGPVADAVRRLKREWLQLLEAEFTAAGSANPAATAFKFDALLTAGNVRRELFGDDSELDTARDLALEVLRYDTR; encoded by the coding sequence ATGATCGCTGGACCCCCGACCGACGGCCGGCGCGCCCGAGGTGACGCGACGCGGCGCACGGCCGCGCGCAAGGCCGCCGAGATCGCGACCACACACGGCCTCGACGCGATCACCGTGGGTGCGCTCGCTACCGCAACCGGATTGAGCAAGAGCGGAATCCTGACCGTCTTCCCCAATCGGGAAGCAATCCAGGTCGCGGCGGTCGCCGAAGCCAGGCGCATCTACCGCGAGACCGTCATCGCCCCCACATGGGATCGCGAACCGGGCGAACCCCGGCTACGCGCACTCGTCGACTCATGGATCGCCTACCTGAAGGCAGGCGTCTTCCCCGGCGGATGCTTCGTATCGGCCACCTCGGTCGAATACGGCCACCGCGACGGGCCGGTGGCGGACGCGGTACGAAGACTGAAGCGCGAGTGGCTCCAACTGCTCGAAGCCGAATTCACCGCAGCCGGATCCGCCAACCCCGCCGCGACCGCCTTCAAATTCGACGCCCTGCTCACAGCCGGCAACGTCCGCCGTGAATTGTTCGGCGACGACAGCGAATTGGACACCGCCCGCGACCTCGCCCTGGAAGTCCTGCGATACGACACCCGTTGA
- a CDS encoding flavin-containing monooxygenase: MTRSHTTTTKRIHPDHEVAIIGAGPGGIAAGVKLAAAGIDDFVILERDTDFGGSWHENTYPGLSVDIPWPAYQFSFDRRTDWERFFPYGPEVKHYHTDVARKYGLYPHARFGVNVQREEFDDANHLWRLHTSTGQVITARHVISAVGAFVRPKADAIPGVETYTGKLQRPTAWDHDYDLTGKRVAVIGTGASAVQIIPAIADRVGAMTVFQRTPVWSMPKPDFRTPRALKALLGVPGVLPLIHQAILVVVDMAGRFLVSTPPNLVKPFLRAFDKTIIKAYGRYVRLLVKDPVAAAALTPDFGPITKRPTANTYYLTTFNRTNVDLVTDSIETVTATGIRTRDGVERDFDAIVLATGYDVFSDPETYVTGTIVGRNGFDLGEFYRAEGLQAYQGVTVAGLPNRFMLVGPYCWTGSGWHDFVEMSADHAVRAITECRRRGATLLEIRKDVADEYHRTIHRNSEILRYYLADLNGGTNTYYRNSQGDTTYLRPSGFFEASRGLRQFPLDDYRYEQLAAVPAAKAGSNGKAAAAAEVTA, encoded by the coding sequence GTGACCAGATCACACACGACCACAACGAAACGAATCCACCCCGATCATGAGGTCGCGATCATCGGGGCGGGCCCCGGGGGTATCGCTGCGGGCGTCAAACTCGCCGCGGCGGGCATCGACGACTTCGTGATCCTCGAGCGCGACACCGACTTCGGCGGCAGCTGGCACGAGAATACCTACCCCGGACTGTCGGTCGACATCCCTTGGCCCGCATACCAATTCTCGTTCGACCGACGCACCGACTGGGAGCGGTTCTTCCCCTACGGCCCCGAGGTCAAGCACTACCACACCGACGTCGCACGCAAATACGGGCTGTACCCGCACGCGCGATTCGGCGTGAATGTCCAACGCGAGGAATTCGACGACGCCAACCACCTGTGGCGCTTGCACACCAGCACCGGACAGGTGATCACCGCGCGCCACGTCATCAGCGCGGTCGGCGCATTCGTGCGCCCGAAGGCGGACGCCATCCCTGGAGTGGAGACGTATACGGGCAAACTTCAGCGGCCCACCGCCTGGGACCACGACTACGACCTCACCGGCAAGCGGGTCGCGGTCATCGGCACGGGAGCGTCGGCCGTGCAGATCATCCCGGCCATCGCTGATCGGGTCGGCGCGATGACCGTATTCCAGCGCACCCCGGTGTGGTCCATGCCCAAGCCCGACTTCCGCACTCCCCGCGCGCTCAAAGCCCTGCTGGGGGTGCCGGGCGTGCTGCCGCTGATCCATCAGGCGATCCTCGTCGTGGTCGATATGGCGGGCCGATTTCTGGTCAGCACCCCACCGAACCTGGTCAAGCCCTTCCTGCGGGCCTTCGACAAAACGATCATCAAGGCGTACGGCCGATACGTGCGGCTGCTGGTCAAGGATCCGGTCGCGGCGGCCGCACTGACTCCCGATTTCGGCCCGATCACCAAGCGACCCACCGCCAATACCTACTACCTGACCACCTTCAACCGCACCAATGTGGACCTGGTCACCGACTCGATCGAGACCGTCACCGCGACCGGCATCCGTACCCGCGACGGTGTCGAACGCGACTTCGACGCCATCGTGCTGGCCACCGGCTACGACGTGTTCTCCGATCCGGAGACCTACGTGACGGGAACCATCGTGGGGCGCAACGGTTTCGACCTCGGCGAGTTCTACCGGGCCGAGGGACTGCAGGCGTACCAGGGGGTCACCGTGGCGGGACTGCCGAACCGGTTCATGCTGGTCGGCCCCTACTGCTGGACCGGATCGGGCTGGCACGACTTCGTGGAGATGTCCGCCGACCACGCGGTGCGCGCCATCACCGAATGTCGCCGTCGCGGTGCGACTCTGCTGGAGATCCGCAAGGACGTCGCCGACGAATACCACCGCACGATCCACCGCAACAGCGAGATCCTGCGCTACTACCTGGCCGACCTCAATGGCGGCACCAACACCTACTACCGAAACTCGCAGGGCGACACCACCTATCTGCGCCCGTCGGGCTTCTTCGAGGCGAGCCGGGGGCTGCGGCAGTTCCCGCTCGACGACTACCGCTACGAACAACTGGCCGCCGTGCCCGCGGCCAAGGCCGGCAGCAACGGCAAGGCCGCCGCGGCGGCCGAGGTGACCGCGTGA
- a CDS encoding class I SAM-dependent methyltransferase: protein MTAVAPASRRGLNSLVAAFFSVASLGYDLPILQWYLYRPPQDDVVRALEAAGARTVADIGCGTGILTSRLARDLDTVWGIDMSPGMLAKARRRNPAVRWRNEPAEQLSLPDASVDAVTTTTAFHFFDQARALREFHRVLRPGGVAVVCTPATDARWARPIQRSSARRLMPAHAPTSAEIRKVFQDAGFEIVEQRAVTRPWYSRWVPDVITVGKRG, encoded by the coding sequence GTGACCGCCGTCGCCCCCGCCTCCCGCCGTGGCCTCAATTCCCTTGTCGCCGCGTTCTTCTCGGTGGCGTCGCTGGGCTACGACCTGCCCATCTTGCAGTGGTATCTGTACCGGCCGCCGCAGGACGACGTGGTCCGCGCCCTGGAGGCCGCAGGCGCGCGCACGGTGGCCGATATCGGTTGTGGTACCGGGATTCTCACCTCCCGGCTGGCCCGTGACCTGGACACCGTCTGGGGCATCGACATGTCGCCCGGCATGCTGGCCAAGGCGCGCCGGCGCAACCCCGCGGTGCGCTGGCGCAACGAGCCCGCCGAACAATTGAGCCTGCCCGATGCCTCGGTGGACGCGGTGACCACCACCACCGCGTTCCACTTCTTCGATCAGGCGCGAGCGCTGCGCGAATTCCACCGCGTGTTGCGGCCCGGCGGCGTGGCGGTGGTCTGCACCCCGGCCACCGACGCCCGCTGGGCCCGGCCCATCCAGCGTTCGAGCGCACGCCGACTCATGCCTGCGCACGCACCGACCTCGGCTGAGATCCGAAAGGTCTTCCAGGACGCGGGTTTCGAGATCGTCGAGCAACGCGCGGTGACGCGGCCCTGGTACAGCCGCTGGGTGCCCGACGTCATCACCGTCGGCAAACGAGGCTGA
- a CDS encoding cellulase family glycosylhydrolase: protein MTIADGARRIRWVTRLLAVLVAAAGCVLTAPVPSAAADTLSPLHVDGSRFVDAHGRVVLLHGVNSVNKEPPYFGPGTTLTAQDAELLSRHGFNTVRLGVNFDGLMPTRGVVDTAYLDRVAGVVDTLAQYGIHTVLDNHQDGLSKIWGGNGFPEWAIRARPAAEENNPGFPLFYLMPSMNEGWDEVWDNTYGVLDYLGQALGALAGAMKGHPGALGIELLNEPWPGSAFLSCFPNGCRGFDRKYQAALQLLTDAVRAQNGDLTVFWEPNVTWNETMPSNLGKNPPISGPGIAFAPHDYCIPSQLAIYSGLPAFLRGLCPLQQGKSWGNIDAFAQRTGIPTLVTEFGDGDPTVLANTLVNADDRFIGWHYWQYGGGVSDPFLGDAGRRLVRTYPQATSGTPGRMIFDPDTGDFAYRYTPRPTGKPTEIYVSDLHYPNGYRVRVDGGTVTSSADARVLTVEASGSSPVTVYVNSPGSAGATVPDGPVGTGSASGSGGTGSGS from the coding sequence ATGACAATCGCCGACGGCGCCCGCCGGATCCGGTGGGTGACGCGGTTGCTGGCAGTGCTGGTGGCCGCGGCCGGATGTGTGCTGACCGCTCCCGTACCCTCGGCCGCTGCCGACACCCTGTCACCGTTGCACGTCGACGGATCCCGGTTCGTGGACGCCCACGGGCGGGTCGTCCTATTGCACGGCGTCAACAGCGTGAACAAGGAACCGCCCTACTTCGGACCGGGCACCACGCTCACCGCCCAGGACGCGGAGCTGTTGTCCCGGCACGGATTCAACACGGTGCGGTTGGGGGTCAACTTCGACGGGCTCATGCCCACGCGCGGCGTCGTCGACACCGCCTACCTGGACCGCGTGGCCGGTGTCGTGGATACCTTGGCGCAGTACGGGATCCACACCGTGCTCGACAATCATCAGGACGGGCTGTCGAAGATCTGGGGCGGCAACGGTTTTCCGGAATGGGCGATCCGCGCGCGGCCCGCGGCGGAGGAGAACAATCCCGGGTTTCCGCTGTTCTACCTCATGCCCAGCATGAACGAGGGCTGGGACGAGGTCTGGGACAACACCTACGGTGTGCTCGACTACCTCGGGCAGGCGCTGGGCGCGCTGGCGGGCGCGATGAAAGGGCATCCGGGTGCGCTGGGCATCGAACTGCTCAACGAGCCCTGGCCCGGCTCGGCCTTCCTGTCGTGTTTCCCCAACGGCTGCCGTGGATTCGACAGGAAGTACCAGGCGGCGCTGCAGCTGTTGACCGATGCGGTACGCGCCCAGAACGGCGATCTGACGGTGTTCTGGGAGCCGAACGTCACCTGGAACGAGACCATGCCCAGCAATCTGGGCAAGAATCCGCCGATCAGCGGACCCGGTATCGCCTTCGCGCCGCACGACTACTGCATTCCCAGCCAGCTGGCCATCTACAGTGGCCTGCCCGCTTTCCTGCGCGGCCTGTGCCCGCTGCAGCAGGGCAAGTCCTGGGGCAATATCGACGCGTTCGCCCAGCGCACCGGAATCCCCACGCTGGTCACCGAATTCGGCGACGGCGATCCGACAGTGCTCGCGAATACCCTTGTCAATGCCGACGACCGGTTCATCGGCTGGCACTACTGGCAATATGGCGGGGGCGTGTCCGATCCGTTCCTCGGTGACGCCGGCCGCCGGCTCGTGCGCACCTACCCACAGGCCACTTCGGGCACGCCGGGACGCATGATCTTCGATCCGGACACCGGTGACTTCGCCTACCGCTACACCCCGCGCCCCACCGGCAAGCCGACCGAGATCTATGTCTCGGATCTGCACTACCCCAACGGTTATCGGGTCCGTGTCGACGGCGGCACGGTGACCTCGTCCGCCGATGCGCGCGTGCTGACCGTCGAAGCGAGTGGTTCGAGCCCGGTCACGGTGTACGTCAACAGTCCCGGTTCCGCGGGCGCGACCGTCCCCGACGGTCCGGTCGGCACCGGCTCCGCGTCCGGCTCGGGCGGAACCGGCTCAGGCTCCTAG
- a CDS encoding ABC1 kinase family protein, producing MTDWLGGTRRSRKFGSRPADPSGHPPAHPAARTVRLAALPIAYAGRHAAGLGKLLHGAPAETVYAEIRERTARHIFEVLGNLRGCAAKLGQILALYPGGLPYEIAGPYREALANLQFAAPPMLPGAVHAAMTQYLGPDWRDAFLEFDDRRPMAASIGQVHRAIWRDGTPVAVKIQYPGVAEAIESDLRQVRHLAFVAGVMLPSMDLDGLVGELCEGIRIELDYRREAENQRIAAEKYTDDPEFAIPRVVEQRAGVLVTEWLDGELLTTALLHGMPSETRDRVGASIFRFCMLSPARTGLIYCDPHPGNFVILPDGRLGVIDFGACTPQPPGFDDMIAPALEAALNGSADEFDALLRDYGFIPPGQDVDIAEFTRVLDPFVRMALEPTAEFSTEWLRARIGEGLSPRLDNVHRHLAMPPALWSYSRTLLSMVAVLAQLGATIPAGDIAIERLPEFEAIRARARARTAAGNGVSLRRV from the coding sequence ATGACGGATTGGCTTGGCGGCACTCGACGGTCGCGGAAGTTCGGTTCCCGACCAGCGGATCCGTCTGGCCACCCACCCGCCCATCCGGCTGCCCGCACCGTGCGGCTGGCCGCCCTGCCGATCGCCTACGCGGGTCGGCACGCGGCGGGTCTGGGCAAACTTCTCCACGGTGCCCCCGCGGAGACCGTGTACGCCGAGATTCGGGAGCGGACCGCCCGGCACATCTTCGAGGTGCTCGGCAATCTGCGCGGATGCGCGGCCAAGCTGGGCCAGATTCTGGCCCTCTACCCCGGCGGTCTACCGTACGAGATCGCCGGGCCCTACCGGGAAGCGCTGGCCAACCTGCAATTTGCGGCGCCACCCATGCTGCCCGGTGCGGTGCACGCGGCCATGACCCAGTACCTCGGCCCGGATTGGCGCGACGCCTTCCTCGAATTCGACGACCGGCGCCCCATGGCGGCCTCCATCGGCCAAGTGCACCGGGCGATTTGGCGTGACGGGACACCGGTCGCGGTCAAGATCCAGTACCCCGGCGTGGCCGAGGCCATCGAATCGGATCTGCGGCAGGTGCGGCACCTGGCATTCGTCGCGGGCGTCATGCTGCCCAGCATGGATCTGGACGGCCTCGTGGGCGAACTCTGCGAAGGCATCCGAATCGAACTGGACTATCGCCGTGAAGCCGAGAACCAGCGGATAGCCGCCGAAAAGTACACGGACGATCCGGAATTCGCGATACCCAGGGTGGTCGAGCAGCGCGCGGGAGTCCTGGTGACCGAGTGGCTGGACGGCGAGCTGCTCACCACGGCGCTCCTGCACGGAATGCCGTCCGAGACCCGAGACCGTGTCGGGGCCAGCATATTTCGGTTCTGCATGCTCAGCCCGGCACGCACCGGCCTGATCTACTGCGACCCACATCCAGGCAATTTCGTGATCCTGCCCGACGGGCGGCTCGGGGTGATCGACTTCGGCGCGTGCACGCCCCAACCGCCAGGATTCGACGACATGATTGCCCCCGCCCTCGAGGCCGCACTCAACGGCAGCGCGGACGAATTCGACGCGCTGTTGCGCGACTACGGATTCATCCCCCCGGGACAGGACGTCGACATCGCCGAATTCACCCGGGTGCTGGACCCTTTCGTGCGGATGGCGCTGGAGCCGACCGCCGAGTTCAGTACCGAATGGCTGCGCGCCCGGATCGGCGAGGGACTGAGTCCGCGCCTGGACAACGTGCACCGGCACCTGGCGATGCCGCCGGCGCTGTGGTCCTACAGCCGGACCCTGCTGTCCATGGTCGCGGTGCTGGCCCAACTCGGGGCGACGATCCCAGCCGGGGACATCGCCATCGAGCGGCTGCCGGAATTCGAGGCCATCCGAGCCCGGGCGCGGGCCCGCACGGCTGCGGGAAACGGCGTGTCGTTGCGGCGTGTCTAA
- a CDS encoding SDR family oxidoreductase — translation MSGLSLPGRVVAVTGGARGIGRATAEAFARAGAKVAIGDIDAALAARTATELNSATAGEIIGLPLDVTDSDSFAEFLDATERHLGALDVLVNNAGIMPIGEFVDETPEMTDRQIDINVRGVTTGSRLAMQRFTARGRGNLVNIASLAGATGEPGLATYCGTKHFVIGFTESLWREQHSRGIGVTMVLPGFINTELASGTEVPRWARKLSMREPEDVAAGIVAAVRADARTITVPSSLGLLLKSTQLLPGRLRYAAVNALGWGDVFTTPDHQLRAAYHRRLTGEK, via the coding sequence ATGAGCGGACTCTCGCTGCCCGGCCGGGTGGTGGCGGTCACCGGCGGCGCCCGGGGCATCGGCCGCGCGACGGCGGAGGCATTCGCGCGCGCCGGAGCCAAGGTGGCCATCGGCGATATCGACGCCGCGCTCGCCGCGCGCACGGCGACCGAACTGAACAGCGCGACCGCCGGCGAGATCATCGGGTTGCCGTTGGATGTCACCGACAGCGACTCGTTCGCCGAGTTCCTCGACGCGACCGAACGCCACCTGGGCGCGCTGGATGTGCTGGTCAACAATGCCGGCATCATGCCGATCGGCGAGTTCGTGGACGAGACACCGGAGATGACGGACCGGCAGATCGACATCAACGTCCGCGGCGTGACCACCGGTTCTCGGCTGGCCATGCAGCGCTTCACCGCGCGCGGACGAGGAAACCTGGTGAACATCGCCTCCCTGGCCGGGGCGACCGGTGAACCGGGGCTGGCGACCTATTGCGGCACCAAGCATTTCGTCATCGGGTTCACCGAGTCACTGTGGCGGGAACAGCATTCCCGAGGCATCGGCGTCACCATGGTGCTGCCGGGATTCATCAATACCGAGTTGGCTTCCGGGACCGAGGTGCCGCGTTGGGCGCGCAAACTCTCGATGCGCGAACCGGAGGACGTGGCCGCCGGGATCGTGGCCGCCGTGCGGGCGGACGCGCGCACCATCACGGTACCGAGTTCCCTTGGCCTGCTGCTGAAGTCAACCCAACTGCTGCCCGGCAGGCTCCGCTACGCCGCCGTGAACGCGCTCGGCTGGGGCGATGTCTTCACCACACCCGACCACCAATTGCGCGCTGCCTACCACCGGCGACTGACGGGTGAGAAATGA